In the Girardinichthys multiradiatus isolate DD_20200921_A chromosome 4, DD_fGirMul_XY1, whole genome shotgun sequence genome, one interval contains:
- the pla2r1 gene encoding secretory phospholipase A2 receptor isoform X3 gives MFLRFCRCVNSAAAVVALICLTVLLSKICLCNSEENDEVLGKNQLTEFYRKGLFILESVTLKRCVTVDRSNLVLEDCERPTHRMLWKWVSRHRLFNLGSSMCLGLNILDTTHPLGMFECDSNHLVLWWRCLGNMLYGASHWKVTVSGRLVVVKKNIYHEWKRHNTPREGPCSHPYEEIHTLLGNSHGHPCVFPFNYNNKWYAECTTEGREDHLHWCSTTDRYDLSEQWGFCPVKASSCEQFWESNHELRACYQFNLYTLLTWSQALSTCQAQGGNLLSITSLAEHRYIRDRLANVGAMVWIGVNHLKDGYGWKWSDGAPLSLVNFTTALNAAPLETNMQCGVYNSAHGGQWQSLACESALPYICKKTPNDTSIAEPLENWQYIHTECADGWWPHNGFCYHVLAEKEAGSWEESSRACGSLGANLTSLCSLSEVEMLLNLLANYSKEVTDVWIGLWKQGSLPGVEWSDGSPVTLTLWDQYYPVNNLTDATLCVKAEKTKGNWLLAPCAEQHPAVCKRESQSPDQHRGTLDEGCPVGWKRHGHSCYTVTSHEQTFEDATLGYYCRAPLLTVENRFEQAFVNSLLSANGTNSSMHYWIGLRDQERKGEYRWLSHNGSSLPLTFSNWNKHQPVSAGGCVAMSGGPALGHWEVKDCKSHKALSVCKMSGSYSDAELPEHHIDAYASCPPGWESHSGLLHCFKVFHDEKVLMKRSWVEADFFCQALGAQLASFQHYEEQVFVKHLLSTMFEGTEGRWFWVGLNKRDPDYLGVWEWSDGSPIVASFIGDKNEDDDRRDCAVYSDLTNTLMPRPCDTKHEWICKLSRGDKLRKPYWYTEQSQAWVFYRGAEYLLANQHYNWHAVSLACQMMGAHLLSIHSREELQFIKERLRRFSLGPASWWIGLSFGPAGEEVRWSDKTEIEFQNWADGGLNGDLRKKGMCVSMSSSTGKWSVKKCSELHGYVCKRRTVSVVETRREPHYIGACPEKWLYFGHKCLLLHLPGNPNEGKSWKDAQSICSLFQGSLVAIEDEIEQAYITMLLQGSSVGVWIGLRDEDTMKWTNGKPVSYTNWSPVEPKSYFTQDEWLSGVADEPLCTVLSNNHNFHLTGKWYDEKCSESGYGFVCQKPQDTSKPPTHSYHHPLPDNIEYRSRSYKVVSGNMSWYDAMHMCIENDSDLVSVTDAYHQAFLTVLVNRLAVPHWIGLYSQDSGINYKWSDGSDTVYTHWDAFDEDDDDFVTGECVFMDVNGGWRRADCETPLTGALCQIPLPSSKKCETSCPSTWVKSGRGCYNFEPVVEKLTFEESRIHCKQKVNTSDVLTIESETENRFVLEQLLSSGFLHRTIWLGMYFNVDTDSMAWVDGSPTDYTNWAGKGPDTKLLTADTCVTTRLVDGVWHLSTCGEQLGFICKTISDVTTEVEVEPLNGLHHGVIPAAVVVAVLIFALLAGAMWFLYRRNPARFRGFPSLGSAYYRQTNSQATESDGNVLITDLEAHLG, from the exons ATGTTTCTGCGCTTCTGTAGATGCGTGAACTCGGCCGCTGCTGTTGTGGCGCTTATTTGCTTAACTGTGTTGTTGTCGAAAATCTGCCTATGTAACAGCGAGGAGAACGATGAGGTCCTGGGGAAAAACCAGCTCACTGAGTTTTACA GAAAGGGCCTTTTCATCCTGGAGAGTGTTACGCTGAAGCGCTGCGTGACAGTGGACCGATCCAACCTGGTGCTGGAGGACTGTGAGCGTCCCACACACCGCATGCTGTGGAAGTGGGTTTCTAGGCACCGACTCTTTAACTTGGGCTCCAGCATGTGCCTGGGCCTAAACATTTTGGACACGACGCATCCGTTGGGCATGTTTGAGTGCGACAGTAACCACCTAGTGCTGTGGTGGCGCTGCCTTGGAAACATGCTGTACGGAGCGTCACACTGGAAGGTTACGGTATCTGGACGTTTGGTCGTggtaaaaaagaacatttaccATGAGTGGAAAAGGCACAACACTCCCAGAGAAGGCCCTTGCTCACATCCATATGAAG AAATCCACACTCTTTTGGGAAATTCGCATGGACATCcttgtgtttttccttttaattacaACAACAAATGGTATGCTGAGTGTACCACGGAGGGCCGTGAGGATCATCTTCACTGGTGTTCTACCACTGATCGCTACGATCTGTCCGAACAATGGGGTTTCTGTCCAGTTAAAG CTTCCAGTTGTGAGCAATTCTGGGAGTCGAACCACGAGCTCCGGGCGTGCTACCAGTTCAACTTGTACACCCTACTCACCTGGAGTCAGGCGTTGTCCACTTGCCAGGCTCAAGGGGGGAATCTGTTGAGCATCACCAGCCTGGCAGAGCACAGGTACATTCGAG ATCGACTGGCAAATGTTGGTGCAATGGTGTGGATTGGGGTAAACCACCTTAAGGATGGGTACGGCTGGAAGTGGTCTGACGGAGCTCCCTTATCGCTGGTGAATTTCACTACAG CTCTAAATGCAGCTCCGCTCGAGACCAACATGCAGTGCGGAGTATACAACTCTGCCCATGGTGGCCAGTGGCAGAGTCTTGCCTGTGAGTCCGCCCTGCCTTACATCTGTAAGAAGACACCAAATGACACCAGCATAGCTGAGCCACTAG AGAACTGGCAGTACATCCATACCGAGTGCGCTGATGGCTGGTGGCCTCATAATGGTTTTTGCTACCATGTGCTGGCGGAAAAAGAGGCTGGAAGCTGGGAGGAGTCTTCCCGAGCCTGTGGATCTCTGGGTGCAAACCTCACCAGTCTCTGTTCCTTGTCAGAGGTGGAGATGCTGCTTAACCTCCTGGCTAACT ATTCCAAGGAAGTTACAGATGTCTGGATTGGTCTGTGGAAGCAGGGGTCATTACCAGGCGTAGAGTGGTCAGATGGTTCACCAGTAACTCTGACTCTCTGGGACCAGTATTACCCTGTTAACAACCTGACGGATGCAACGCTTTGCGTCAAAGCGGAGAAGACG AAAGGTAACTGGCTTTTGGCCCCGTGCGCTGAGCAACACCCTGCTGTGTGCAAAAGAGAAAGCCAGAGTCCCGATCAGCACAGAGGAACCCTGGATGAAGGATGTCCTGTG GGTTGGAAGAGACATGGTCATTCCTGTTACACAGTAACTAGTCATGAACAGACATTTGAAGATGCAACGTTAGGATATTACTGCAGGGCTCCTCTCCTCACTGTGGAAAACAG GTTTGAGCAGGCTTTTGTCAACAGTTTGCTGAGTGCGAATGGAACCAACAGCAGCATGCACTACTGGATCGGCCTCAGGGACCAGGAGAGGAAGGGGGAGTACAGATGGCTCTCTCACAATGGCTCCTCTCTGCCTCTCACCTTCTCGAACTGGAACAAACATCAGCCAG TTAGTGCTGGTGGCTGTGTTGCCATGTCTGGTGGTCCCGCTTTGGGCCACTGGGAGGTAAAAGACTGCAAATCCCACAAGGCCTTGTCAGTGTGTAAGATGAGTGGCAGCTACAGTGATGCAGAGCTGCCAGAGCACCACATTGATGCTTACGCCTCCTGTCCGCCAGGCTGGGAATCGCACTCTGGACTGCTTCACTGTTTTAAG GTGTTCCACGATGAGAAAGTCTTGATGAAGCGCTCCTGGGTGGAAGCGGACTTCTTCTGCCAGGCCCTCGGGGCTCAGCTGGCCAGTTTCCAGCACTATGAGGAGCAGGTGTTTGTTAAGCACCTGCTCAGCACCATGTTTGAAGG aACAGAAGGCCGCTGGTTCTGGGTGGGTTTAAATAAAAGAGATCCCGATTACCTTGGAGTCTGGGAGTGGTCCGATGGCTCTCCA ATAGTGGCGTCTTTCATTGGAGATAAGAACGAGGACGATGACAGGAGGGACTGCGCTGTGTACAGCGACCTGACCAACACTCTGATGCCACGGCCTTGTGACACCAAACACGAGTGGATCTGCAAGCTGTCCAGAG GAGATAAACTGAGGAAACCTTACTGGTACACTGAGC AGAGCCAGGCCTGGGTGTTTTACCGTGGAGCCGAGTACTTGCTGGCTAATCAGCATTACAATTGGCACGCAGTCTCTTTGGCTTGTCAGATGATGGGAGCCCACCTGCTATCCATTCACTCCAGGGAAGAGTTGCAATTCATCAAGGAGCGGTTAAGACGG TTCTCCCTGGGACCGGCCAGCTGGTGGATTGGCCTTTCCTTTGGCCCAGCTGGAGAGGAGGTCAG GTGGAGCGACAAAACGGAGATAGAATTTCAGAACTGGGCAGATGGCGGTTTAAATGGTGATCTTAGAAAAAAGGGGATGTGTGTCTCCATGTCTTCTTCAACAG GAAAGTGGTCAGTAAAAAAATGCAGTGAACTTCACGGCTATGTGTGCAAGAGAAGAACGGTATCTGTGGTAGAGACTCGCCGGGAGCCACACTACATCGGTGCATGTCCAGAGAAGTGGCTGTACTTCGGACACAAG TGCCTCCTGCTTCACCTCCCTGGCAATCCAAATGAAGGAAAGAGTTGGAAAGACGCCCAGTCCATCTGCTCACTGTTTCAAGGCTCTCTGGTTGCCATAGAAGATGAGATTGAACAAG CCTACATCACTATGCTGCTCCAGGGCAGCTCTGTCGGTGTGTGGATTGGTCTGCGGGATGAGGACACAATGAAATGGACCAATGGGAAACCAGTCAGCTACACCAACTGGTCTCCAGTCGAACCAAAGAGTTATTTCACT CAGGATGAGTGGCTCAGTGGGGTCGCTGATGAACCGCTTTGCACGGTTTTGTCCAACAACCACAACTTCCACCTCACTGGGAAGTGGTACGATGAGAAGTGCAGCGAGAGTGGGTATGGCTTCGTTTGTCAAAAGCCTCAAG ACACGTCCAAACCCCCCACCCATTCCTATCACCACCCTCTTCCTGACAATATTGAGTACAGGAGCCGCAGCTACAAGGTTGTGTCTGGCAACATGAGCTGGTACGACGCCATGCATATGTGCATAGAGAATGATTCTGACCTAGTGAGCGTTACAGATGCCTACCACCAGGCTTTCCTTACTGTCCTTGTCAATAGATTGGCAGTCCCGCACTGGATTGGACTGTATAGTCAAGAC AGTGGCATCAATTATAAGTGGTCAGATGGCAGTGACACAGTGTACACACACTGGGACGCATTTGATGAAGACGATGACGACTTTGTGACTGGAGAGTGTGTGTTCATGGACGTGAATGGAGGCTGGCGGAGAGCAGACTGTGAGACTCCGTTAACAGGAGCGCTGTGTCAAATTCCTCTGCCCA GCAGTAAAAAGTGTGAGACATCCTGTCCATCCACCTGGGTAAAGTCTGGACGAGGCTGCTACAACTTTGAGCCAGTGGTTGAGAAACTCACATTTGAGGAGTCAAGAATCCACTGTAAACAGAAAG TCAACACCTCAGATGTCCTAACCATTGAAAGTGAGACAGAGAACCGTTTTGTTCTAGAGCAGCTGTTGTCATCTGGGTTCCTTCACCGCACTATTTGGTTGGGGATGTACTTCAACGTAGACA CCGATTCAATGGCCTGGGTTGATGGTTCACCAACGGACTACACCAACTGGGCAGGTAAAGGCCCGGACACCAAACTGCTCACCGCAGATACCTGCGTCACAACCAGGCTGGTTGATGGTGTGTGGCATTTATCAACATGTGGAGAGCAGCTTGGCTTCATCtgcaaaaccatttcag ATGTAACTACTGAGGTGGAAGTGGAACCACTTAATG GTTTACATCATGGGGTCATCCCTGCTGCGGTGGTAGTGGCCGTATTGATCTTTGCCCTGCTGGCAGGGGCAATGTGGTTTCTATACAGGAGGAACCCTGCACGATTTCGTGGTTTCCCCTCCCTCGGAAGTGCTTATTACAGACAAACCAACTCTCAAGCAACAGAATCAGATGGAAATGTTCTTATTACTGACCTGGAGGCTCACTTAGGGTAA